From Pogona vitticeps strain Pit_001003342236 chromosome ZW-PAR, PviZW2.1, whole genome shotgun sequence, one genomic window encodes:
- the PTGES2 gene encoding prostaglandin E synthase 2, with translation MAAACLHGRAAAAWRLLAGPSGLRASGFFLEASSRSRGFSSTGASRGFGPTWARNPGRPWLLGAAFALGGTLGVYQTLRHRFQGPAPQARQEVVQLPEGRLQLTLYQYKTCPFCSKVRAFLDYHQLPYEIVEVNPVMRKEIKFSAYRKVPILLANTGNTLQLNDSSVIISAIKTYLLSRKSLEEIVSFYPAMKAMKEGKEVTEYNNKYWLMLDEKESLRVYPTEDVMVEEMKWRQWVDDWLVHLISPNVYRTPGEALASFDYIVREGKFGTIEGLFAKYFGAIAMFFIGKRLKKKHQLHDDVREDLYKAANDWVKVVGADRAFMGGNQPNLADLAVYGVLRVMEGLEAFDDMMTHTKIQPWYHRMEAAIGKNEATD, from the exons ATGGCAGCGGCTTGCTTGCACGGTCGGGCCGCCGCCGCGTGGAGGCTGCTGGCCGGCCCTTCGGGGCTGCGGGCGAGCGGCTTCTTCCTGGAGGCGAGCAGCCGATCCCGGGGCTTTTCTTCCACCGGAGCCAGCAGGGGCTTCGGGCCCACGTGGGCCAGGAATCCCGGCCGCCCTTGGCTCTTGGGGGCCGCTTTTGCCTTGGGGGGCACTTTGGGCGTCTATCAGACGCTGCGGCACCGCTTCCAAGGGCCGGCCCCGCAGGCCAGGCAGGAGGTAGTCCAg CTCCCGGAAGGCAGATTACAGCTGACCCTCTACCAATACAAAACGTGTCCTTTCTGTAGCAAGGTGCGGGCGTTTCTCGATTACCACCAGCTGCCGTACGAGATTGTGGAGGTGAACCCCGTCATGAGGAAGGAGATTAAGTTCTCCGCGTACCGCAAGGTGCCGATTCTCCTTGCCAACACTGGGAACACCCTG CAATTAAACGACTCGTCTGTGATCATCAGTGCAATTAAAACCTATCTCCTCTCCAG GAAAAGCTTGGAAGAGATTGTATCCTTTTACCCTGCCATGAAAGCAATGAAGGAAGGCAAAGAAGTGACGGAGTACAATAACAAATATTGGCTCATGCTGGATGAGAAAGAGAGTCTGCGCGTTTATCCCACGGAAGACGTCATGGT GGAGGAAATGAAATGGAGGCAGTGGGTAGATGACTGGCTCGTGCACCTTATCTCCCCCAATGTTTACCGCACGCCTGGTGAGGCCTTGGCATCCTTCGACTACATCGTGCGAGAGGGCAAGTTCGGGACGATAGAAGGCCTGTTTGCCAAATACTTTGGTGCCATTGCAATGTTCTTCATTGGCAAGAGGCTGAAAAAGAA GCATCAGCTGCACGATGACGTCAGAGAAGACCTGTATAAAGCAGCCAACGACTGGGTGAAAGTGGTGGGCGCAGACCGAGCGTTTATGGGAGGAAACCAGCCCAACCTTGCAGATTTG GCTGTGTACGGAGTCCTGCGTGTCATGGAAGGCTTGGAAGCTTTCGATGACATGATGACACACACCAAGATCCAACCCTGGTACCATCGGATGGAGGCAGCCATTGGAAAGAATGAAGCTACTGACTGA